The Cygnus olor isolate bCygOlo1 chromosome 14, bCygOlo1.pri.v2, whole genome shotgun sequence genomic interval ccccccccagTACTTTGCACGAgttcaacaaaaaaaatgaaaaaacagaaaaaaaacagcggaataataataataataataaatgaatatgGCAATAAAGTGACCCTACCGAGGCGAGGCTGCGGCCGGCGgcaccccccacacacacacaccccccaaAACCCTGGGGGGACGTGGGGAGCCAGCGTGGggcttccccccctcccctccttgcCAGGAGCCCCCCCCGGGCGCAGGGCTTGCCCGCCGGAGCCCCCTCCCCATTTCCCTCCCTGCTTCGCCCCTCGCTTGGCCCCTTTCTTCCCCTACGGTAACTGTTTTTGGAAAGCACAAGTTCTGTAACGGCGGCGTGCTGATgtatgttaataaataaaagcgACTCCCACGGGGGCTGCCGCCTGCTGGGGGGTGGGCGTGGGAGGGccatggggggggggaacgggacAGGGACCCCACCACCCCAGGGAGCCCCGCGACGCCAGCCTGGGGGCGAGGCGATCCGGATCCACAAACTTTTATTCTCAAACtgtaacaaacaaaataagaaacagagcagagtCCGAGCCCGGCtccgggccccccccccggccgcgggGGTGCCAGCAGGGGACGGGTGGGGGGGCGAGACGGGGAACCAGCCCCTTCCGCGCTGGCGGCGATGGCCCGCGACGGGGACGTCATCCCTGGGAACAGCGGGTGGCCGAGCCCCCCCGGTGTCGGGGGGACACCCGCAGGCGGCTGCGGCTCCCCCGGGGCCACCCCTAGACGGCCGTAGTCCTGCCGAAGAGGGGCATGGAGACCGGGAGGTGCCACGGCCCCGGCTCgtaggtgtccctgctgctgagctccgAGTCCGTCCAGCTGGGGAACATGCGCGGGGAGCACTCTGCCTGCAGGTAAAGGTCCGGGCAGGCCGGCCCGGGGCTGGCCGAGCGGGGCAGGTGCAGCGCCGAGCCGTAGCCGGCGTCGAGGAAAAGGGGTTTGTAgctggggggctgctcctgcttctccagCCGCTCGTGGCTCAGGAAGGGCGCGTTGATCTTGCGGTAGAGCCCGCGCGTGTCCATCAGCACCTCGCTGTACGGCGGGGGGGGCTCCGCCATCAGCAGCGCCTCTTCGTAGCACGGCGGCTTCGACAGGTCCGACTCTGCCGggcaaagcccccccccccccggcgtcAGCGCCGACCCCCGGCCACCACCGCGCTCCCCGGCGAGGCGGGCGCGCGCCCCGCGGCGGCGCCCCGGCGGCACCCCGCTGCTGCTCCTTACCGTGCCGGCAGCTCCAGGGCCGCGGGGGCGGGAtgtgggggtggtggtggtggtggtggtggggctcCATGCGGAGCCGGTGGGGGACGGCGAtgccgggggggctgcccccgtAGCCCTCGTAGTGCAGCGGCTCCAGCTCCAGCGCGCGCAGGCTctgctcccgcagccgctcctcctgctgccgctTCACCCGCCGCCGCAGgtagctgcagaagcagcacagcagcacgaTGAGCCCCCAGATGAGCCAGAAGCCCGCGAAGCAGGTGAGGAAGGTGTAGGTGCCCTGGGACATCACCATCTtcgccgccgccggcccgcgGGGGGAGGCCCCCCGCTTCTCCCTGCCCTCGGGGGTCGGGGTCGGGATGCTCAGGGCGGCGGC includes:
- the PRR7 gene encoding proline-rich protein 7, producing MVMSQGTYTFLTCFAGFWLIWGLIVLLCCFCSYLRRRVKRQQEERLREQSLRALELEPLHYEGYGGSPPGIAVPHRLRMEPHHHHHHHPHIPPPRPWSCRHESDLSKPPCYEEALLMAEPPPPYSEVLMDTRGLYRKINAPFLSHERLEKQEQPPSYKPLFLDAGYGSALHLPRSASPGPACPDLYLQAECSPRMFPSWTDSELSSRDTYEPGPWHLPVSMPLFGRTTAV